From the Acidovorax sp. NCPPB 3576 genome, the window CGCGGTGGCCAGCGCCGCGCCCGCACGCCCGCTCTTGGCCATCTTGTTGCCTTCCATGGCCGTGACCATGCTCGCCGTCTCCCCGGGCGTGTTCAGCAGGATCGAGGTGGTCGATCCCCCATACATCGCGCCGTAGTAGATGCCGGCGAAGAAGATCATCGAGGCCGTGACCTCGACCTTGGCGGTGATCGGCAGCAGCATGGCCACGGCCACGGCCGGGCCGATGCCCGGCAGCACGCCCACGGCGGTGCCCAGCGCGCAGCCCACCAGGGCCCACAGGAGATTGGCCGGAGTGGCCGCGGTGGCGAAACCCGCCAGCAATGCGTCGAAGATTTCCATCACAGCCACCCTGTTTGCGTGAGGCCTGGCAGGTTGATCGCCAGGAATTGCGTGAAAGCCCAATAGACCGGCGCCGAGATCAGCGCGCCGGTCAGCACGTCCATCGCCCAGGTGCGCGCCGAGCCGGCCGATGGCTGCCCGGCCGCCCGGCGCAGCCCTTGCACCGCCAGCACGTAGCACAGCGTGCAGCTCAGGATGAAGCCCACCGTGGCGATCAGCGCCGCGTTCAGCAGCAGCCCGGCCGACACCCAGACGAACGCCAGCTTGTTGGCGCGCGCCGCGCCGCCGGGCTCGTCCATCGAACGAAAGCCGCCCGACAGCGCCTCCCACACCAGCACCGCACCGCACACCGCCAGC encodes:
- a CDS encoding tripartite tricarboxylate transporter TctB family protein, translated to MSEPIASSPPSLAEPDPGPSTVPGARMQAAVGAAVVLIAGGLAFGAVSIPSNAGYGGVGPSFLPWLVAGVLAVCGAVLVWEALSGGFRSMDEPGGAARANKLAFVWVSAGLLLNAALIATVGFILSCTLCYVLAVQGLRRAAGQPSAGSARTWAMDVLTGALISAPVYWAFTQFLAINLPGLTQTGWL